In Plasmodium vinckei vinckei genome assembly, chromosome: PVVCY_13, a single genomic region encodes these proteins:
- a CDS encoding U1 snRNA associated protein, putative, with protein MCLISNYSNVYSFVFPIEASLLDSLMGKDRNEMASKRNYSFKDENVCKYYLIDFCPHDLFPNTKSDIGRCKSIHAEILKEQLENDENYKYYLAKYQQKFMRKLEDIIQMADIKIERSKEKLKHLSENPKSIDDKKEKIESINSQISDLLKQAEKAGEDGDTTKATSLNDQVTTLQAEIKKLNEEGVQSNDTNLMVCEVCGAMKAAGDLVQRFENHMNGKQHIGFEKIRNALNQLKEGIKEREIIIEEYRKSKRSNEHNNSRKESSSRDHRHKRRHSDHRRSSRDRRSRDRDSKSHHSSRRKRSRRYSSSNRSRSNNSSRSRDRHRNRSSKRR; from the exons ATGTGTTTAATTAGCAACTATTCAAATGTATATTCATTTGTGTTTCCAATCGAAGcat CATTGCTTGATTCCCTTATGGGAAAGGACAGAAATGAAATGGCCTCAAAAAGAAATTACTCATTTAAAGATGAAAAC GTATGCAAATATTACTTAATTGACTTTTGCCCACATGATCTATTTCCAAATACAAAGAGTGATATAGGAAg ATGCAAAAGTATACATGCAGAGATATTAAAAGAACAGcttgaaaatgatgaaaattataaatattacttAGCAAAATATCaacaaaaatttatga GAAAACTAGAAGATATTATTCAAATGgctgatataaaaatagaaagaagtaaagaaaaattaaaacacTTATCAGAAAATCCTAAAAGCATTGAtgataaaaaggaaaa AATTGAAAGTATCAACAGCCAGATATCTGACTTACTAAAACAAGCGGAAAAAGCTGGAGAAGAT ggGGACACAACTAAGGCAACAAGCTTGAATGACCAAGTTACTACTCTCCAAGcagaaattaaaaaattaaatgaagaaGGAGTTCAATCCAACGACACAAACTTAATG GTGTGCGAAGTGTGTGGTGCTATGAAAGCAGCTGGCGATCTTGTCCAGAGGTTTGAAAACCACATGAATGGAAAACAGCATATAGggtttgaaaaaataagaaatgCATTAAACCAATTAAAGGAGGGAATAAAAGAAAGAGAAATAATCATTGAAGAATATAGAAAATCGAAACGTTCAAATGAGCATAATAACTCAAGAAAAGAATCCAGTAGTCGTGATCATCGTCATAAAAGACGACATAGTGACCATAGAAGAAGTTCAAGAGATCGTAGATCTCGCGACAGAGATAGCAAATCGCATCATTCGTCTCGAAGAAAAAGATCACGAAGATACTCTTCATCAAATCGAAGTAGATCTAATAATTCAAGTCGTTCAAGAGATAGACACAGAAATCGATCCAGTAAACGAcgatga